In one Bacteroides intestinalis DSM 17393 genomic region, the following are encoded:
- a CDS encoding phosphotransferase enzyme family protein, whose translation MNNLQSIVSHFNTKGTVNEIQPLGSGLINDTYKVTTLEADAPDYVLQRVNHAIFQNVEMLQANIEAVTRHIRKKLVEQGADDIDRKVLSFIPADTGKTYWYDGENYWRIMTFIPNAKTYETVDAEYSYYAGVAFGNFQAMLADIPDELGETIPDFHNMEFRLKQLRDAVAADAVGRVKEVQYYLDEIEKRAEEMCKGERLYREGKLPKRVCHCDTKVNNMMFDEEGKVLCVIDLDTVMPNFIFSDFGDFLRSAANTGAEDDENLDNVNFNMEIFKAFAKGYLESAKVFLLPIEVENLPYAAALFPYMQCVRFLADYINGDTYYKTKYPEHNLVRTKAQFKLLQSVEEHTPEMQEFIKSSLV comes from the coding sequence ATGAACAACCTTCAATCCATTGTATCCCATTTTAATACGAAGGGTACAGTTAATGAAATCCAGCCTTTAGGCAGCGGGCTGATTAACGACACGTATAAAGTGACTACTCTTGAAGCAGATGCCCCCGACTATGTATTGCAACGTGTGAACCATGCTATTTTCCAGAATGTGGAGATGTTGCAGGCGAACATTGAAGCCGTAACCCGGCATATCCGCAAAAAACTTGTGGAACAAGGTGCGGATGATATAGATCGTAAAGTGCTCTCTTTTATTCCTGCCGATACCGGAAAAACGTATTGGTACGATGGTGAAAACTATTGGCGTATCATGACATTCATTCCTAATGCAAAGACTTATGAGACGGTGGATGCAGAATATTCTTATTATGCCGGTGTAGCTTTTGGTAATTTCCAGGCAATGCTTGCGGATATTCCTGATGAGCTGGGAGAGACTATTCCTGATTTTCACAATATGGAGTTCCGTCTGAAACAACTTCGTGATGCGGTGGCTGCGGATGCGGTTGGCCGGGTGAAAGAAGTGCAGTACTATCTGGATGAGATAGAAAAACGTGCTGAGGAGATGTGCAAAGGTGAACGCTTGTATCGCGAAGGCAAATTGCCAAAACGTGTATGTCATTGCGATACGAAGGTGAATAATATGATGTTTGATGAAGAGGGCAAGGTGCTTTGCGTCATTGATCTTGATACGGTGATGCCTAACTTTATCTTCTCTGATTTCGGCGATTTCCTTCGTTCTGCAGCCAATACAGGTGCCGAGGATGATGAGAATCTGGATAATGTGAATTTCAATATGGAGATATTCAAGGCGTTTGCAAAAGGCTACCTGGAATCTGCGAAAGTCTTCCTGCTTCCGATAGAGGTTGAGAACCTACCGTATGCAGCTGCATTATTCCCCTATATGCAATGCGTTCGTTTCCTAGCGGATTATATTAATGGTGACACTTATTATAAGACTAAATATCCTGAGCATAATCTTGTACGTACAAAAGCGCAGTTCAAACTGTTGCAGAGTGTGGAAGAACATACACCGGAAATGCAGGAGTTTATAAAGTCGTCATTGGTATAA
- a CDS encoding TolC family protein: MKKQIITLMCATALLSSCHIYKSYDRPEDITAAGLYRDTTSVNDTLVADTANFGNLPWREVFTDPQLQALIEQALANNPDLRSAALNVKKAEAALMSARLAYAPTLALSPQGTVSSWDKGKATQTYSLPVTASWQIDLFGQILNPKRGAQVSLKQTQFYEQAVQTQVIANVANMYYTLLMLDRQLQITESTADILKKNVETVEAMKDAGIYNTTSAGVEQTRAAYAQVLASLPSMRQSIRETENALCLMLNQPAQEIERGVLESQQLPTEFSAGIPLQLLSNRPDVKAAEMSLAASYYNTNSARAAFYPQITLSGSAGWTNSAGSAIVNPGKLLASAIGSLTQPLFYRGANIARLKQAKAQEEQSKIQFQTTLLKAGNEVSNALYQYQMTSEKAISREIQVNSARKAAEDTKELFNLGTSTYLEVLSAEQSYLSAQISEVSDTFDRMQAVISLYQALGGGRK, translated from the coding sequence ATGAAGAAACAGATTATAACTTTGATGTGTGCAACTGCTCTTCTGAGCAGCTGCCACATCTACAAATCATACGACAGACCCGAAGATATTACGGCTGCCGGACTGTATCGTGATACAACATCTGTGAACGATACACTAGTTGCGGATACAGCAAACTTCGGTAATCTGCCTTGGAGGGAAGTATTCACTGACCCTCAGTTGCAAGCGCTCATCGAACAAGCACTTGCTAATAACCCCGATCTGCGCAGTGCCGCTTTGAATGTGAAGAAAGCAGAAGCTGCCCTTATGTCCGCACGTCTGGCTTATGCTCCCACGCTGGCATTGTCTCCGCAGGGAACTGTCAGCAGTTGGGATAAGGGAAAAGCTACACAGACCTATTCACTTCCTGTTACAGCAAGCTGGCAGATTGACCTGTTCGGCCAGATACTGAACCCGAAACGTGGTGCACAAGTATCTCTGAAACAGACACAGTTCTATGAACAAGCTGTTCAAACTCAGGTGATCGCCAATGTAGCCAATATGTACTACACATTGTTGATGCTCGACCGCCAGTTGCAAATTACAGAATCCACAGCCGATATCTTGAAAAAGAATGTGGAAACCGTAGAAGCGATGAAGGATGCGGGTATATATAATACGACTTCTGCCGGAGTAGAACAAACCCGTGCAGCTTACGCACAAGTATTGGCATCTCTGCCCAGCATGCGTCAAAGTATCCGCGAAACAGAAAATGCTCTTTGCCTGATGCTGAATCAACCGGCACAGGAAATAGAACGTGGGGTGTTGGAAAGCCAGCAATTACCGACAGAATTCTCAGCCGGTATTCCTTTGCAACTATTGTCTAACCGTCCCGATGTAAAAGCTGCCGAGATGTCTCTTGCTGCAAGTTATTACAATACTAACAGCGCACGTGCAGCTTTCTATCCGCAAATTACATTGAGTGGTTCGGCAGGATGGACTAACAGTGCAGGATCTGCAATTGTGAATCCGGGCAAATTATTGGCTTCAGCTATAGGATCGTTGACACAACCGTTGTTCTATCGCGGTGCTAATATCGCCCGTCTGAAACAGGCCAAAGCACAAGAAGAACAATCCAAAATCCAGTTCCAGACCACTTTGCTGAAAGCTGGAAATGAAGTGAGCAATGCTTTGTATCAATACCAAATGACCTCCGAAAAAGCCATTTCTCGCGAGATTCAAGTAAATTCTGCCCGTAAAGCTGCGGAAGATACAAAAGAATTGTTTAACTTAGGCACGTCAACGTATCTGGAAGTTCTGTCTGCTGAGCAATCTTACCTCAGTGCACAAATCTCCGAGGTATCCGACACTTTCGATCGCATGCAAGCCGTTATCAGTCTGTATCAGGCGCTCGGAGGAGGCAGAAAGTAA
- a CDS encoding carbohydrate-binding family 9-like protein, with protein MKELNVKKVSLANVAVENIPALLDKEKVAFQSINTVNWKAFPYQPEVQFRIAHTDDAILVHYKVKEASVRAVAAGDNGAVWEDACVEFFSIPAGDGIYYNVECNCAGTLLIGAGAGRENREHAPQEVMDKVQRWSSLGRQSFEERVGECNWELALVIPYSAFFKHQITSLDGKTVRANFYKCGDKLQTPHFLSWNPIALEKPNFHCPEFFGTLNFE; from the coding sequence ATGAAAGAGTTGAATGTAAAAAAAGTAAGTCTGGCTAATGTAGCAGTAGAGAATATTCCTGCTTTGTTGGATAAAGAAAAGGTGGCTTTTCAGTCGATCAATACGGTGAATTGGAAAGCATTCCCTTATCAGCCGGAGGTGCAGTTCCGTATAGCTCATACGGATGATGCGATTTTGGTTCATTACAAAGTAAAAGAAGCCAGTGTGCGTGCTGTAGCTGCCGGAGATAACGGTGCAGTATGGGAAGATGCTTGTGTAGAGTTCTTTTCTATCCCTGCAGGAGATGGAATTTATTATAACGTAGAATGTAACTGTGCCGGAACTCTCCTGATTGGTGCCGGTGCCGGGCGCGAAAACCGTGAACATGCCCCGCAAGAAGTGATGGACAAAGTGCAACGCTGGTCTTCTTTGGGACGCCAGTCTTTTGAGGAACGGGTGGGAGAGTGTAACTGGGAACTGGCATTGGTTATTCCATATTCTGCTTTTTTCAAGCATCAGATCACCAGTCTTGACGGAAAGACGGTTCGTGCCAATTTCTACAAATGCGGTGATAAACTACAAACGCCTCACTTCCTTTCTTGGAATCCTATTGCTCTGGAAAAGCCTAATTTTCACTGTCCCGAATTCTTCGGCACATTGAACTTTGAGTAA
- a CDS encoding hybrid sensor histidine kinase/response regulator transcription factor, translating into MQKFIRTLFLVLVSIATANLHSQNITFNHLTTDDGLSQFSVNSLYIDENGILWIGTREGLNRYNGNDIQTYKLSKNDPYSLFCNTVLRMAGDQNGKIYLLCTEGVAQFDLTTQRFTTLLQGNINSIYYKNGLFIGKKNEIYRYNEQTDNFDLYYQMAGENIEISCMFEDKGHMWIGTTSEGVFNLKIDGHQVTHPIEKGNITSIYQDNSGELWIGSWEKGLFRIKTDGTIENLRNDPKNPHSISSDFVRACCEDNLGNIWIGTFNGLNRYNKTTGLFQNHTSNDMQNEGLTHSSIWCIVKDNQGTLWLGTYFGGVNYFNPEYEIYTRYKASRNEKEGLSSPVVGRTIEDKNGNLWIGTEGGGLNFYNRRTREFKWYLAGKGYNSISHSNVKALYYDPAKEIIWIGTHLGGLNKLDIRTGAFTHYLMEEGNPETLPSNIVRDIAPYHDQLIVATQNGVCLFDPQSGKCRQLFKDTKEGRKITMVADVEVDNNGTLWIAATGEGIFSYRFDTNKLTNYRHDVAQPHSLSNNNVNNIMQDNKGNLWFSTSGSGLDLYRPASNDFENFDKDKNGLVSDCIYDTQESPVSGKLILITNQGFSIFDQKTEKFQNYSAENGFPLTAVNENALCVTRDGEVFLGGTQGMLSFNELELNFTPKPYKIILSRLIVNGSEVKVSDETGILTQSLCHTQEITLDANQTMFSIEFATSNYVAANKDEIIYKLEGFSDDWNSTRGQPIITYTNLNAGTYNLLIKPKGKEESLCPQVHLTIHVLPPYYKTPLAYLIYLIVTAILLWYLVRTYKSRIKLRESLKYEQKHIQDVEALNQSKLRFFTNISHEFRTPLTLIVSQVETLMQLQNFTPTIYNKILSIYQNSIQLRELITELLDFRKQEQGHMKVKVSPHNIVHFLYENYLIFMEYASSKQISFNFEKDSESLEVWYDQKQMQKVINNLLSNAIKHTQAEDTITLSITTEGNEAVIRVTDTGSGIDAKEIDKIFDRFYQTEQMDSLATGVGTGIGLALTKGIIELHHGTIKVESELGKGSSFIIRLHLGNAHFSQEEISKKTEAVQQIEQAQTSEIDASLKAELEENAPIKRMPDVKMVIVEDNASIREMLENIFRPFYQVLTAADGEEGLELVQKEMPNIVVSDVVMPKMSGTELCKQVKNDFNTCHIPVVLLTARTAVEQNIEGLRIGADDYITKPFNTNLLISRCNNLVNSRILLQEKFSKQPQAYAQMLATNPIDKEILDRAISIIEKNLDNTEFNVNIFAREMAMARTNLFTKLKAITGQTPNDFILTIRLKKGALMLRNNPELNITEISDKIGFSSSRYFSKCFKDVYHVSPLAYRKGEDADTGSKDEEDEEG; encoded by the coding sequence GTGCAAAAGTTTATCAGAACGCTGTTTCTTGTCTTAGTAAGCATAGCTACAGCAAACCTACACAGCCAGAATATTACTTTCAATCATCTGACAACCGATGACGGTTTATCTCAGTTTAGCGTCAACAGCCTGTACATTGACGAGAACGGTATCTTGTGGATTGGTACACGTGAAGGTTTGAACCGCTACAACGGTAATGATATACAAACCTATAAACTGAGCAAAAACGACCCTTACAGCCTTTTCTGCAATACCGTGTTGCGCATGGCAGGCGATCAAAACGGTAAAATCTATCTGCTCTGTACCGAAGGCGTTGCCCAGTTCGATCTGACAACACAACGCTTTACGACTCTCCTTCAAGGTAACATTAACAGCATCTATTATAAAAACGGCCTGTTCATCGGAAAAAAGAATGAGATCTACCGCTACAATGAACAGACCGACAACTTCGACCTCTACTACCAGATGGCGGGAGAAAACATCGAGATCTCCTGCATGTTCGAGGATAAAGGACACATGTGGATAGGAACCACCAGCGAAGGAGTCTTCAACCTGAAAATAGACGGACATCAAGTCACCCATCCCATTGAAAAAGGAAACATTACCAGCATCTACCAGGACAATTCAGGCGAATTATGGATAGGCAGTTGGGAAAAAGGACTCTTCCGGATAAAAACAGACGGAACTATTGAGAATTTGCGAAACGACCCGAAGAATCCGCACAGTATATCTTCTGATTTCGTAAGAGCTTGTTGCGAAGATAATCTTGGCAATATCTGGATAGGAACCTTCAACGGCCTGAACCGCTATAACAAGACAACAGGACTTTTCCAGAACCACACTTCCAACGATATGCAGAATGAAGGTCTTACCCACTCCTCTATCTGGTGCATCGTAAAGGATAATCAGGGGACACTGTGGCTGGGCACTTACTTTGGTGGTGTCAATTACTTCAATCCTGAATATGAAATCTACACCCGGTATAAAGCCTCCAGAAACGAGAAAGAAGGTCTGAGTAGTCCTGTAGTAGGGCGTACCATTGAAGATAAGAACGGCAACCTATGGATCGGTACAGAAGGTGGCGGACTCAATTTCTATAACCGCCGCACACGTGAGTTCAAATGGTATCTTGCCGGAAAGGGATATAATAGTATCTCCCACAGCAATGTAAAAGCCCTCTATTATGATCCTGCCAAAGAAATCATCTGGATAGGTACTCATCTCGGTGGACTGAACAAGCTCGATATCCGTACAGGAGCATTCACCCACTATCTCATGGAAGAAGGCAATCCGGAAACGCTTCCATCAAACATTGTTCGTGACATAGCACCTTATCATGACCAGTTAATTGTCGCCACCCAGAATGGCGTATGTTTGTTTGATCCCCAAAGCGGAAAATGCCGGCAACTCTTCAAAGACACCAAAGAAGGGCGCAAAATAACAATGGTGGCCGATGTAGAAGTAGATAACAATGGCACACTCTGGATTGCCGCCACGGGCGAAGGTATCTTCTCCTACCGTTTCGATACCAACAAGCTGACCAATTACCGGCACGACGTGGCACAACCGCACAGCCTCAGCAACAACAATGTGAACAACATCATGCAAGATAATAAGGGTAATCTCTGGTTTTCCACTTCAGGAAGCGGACTCGACCTGTATCGCCCTGCCAGCAATGACTTCGAGAACTTTGACAAAGATAAGAACGGACTCGTCAGCGATTGTATCTACGATACGCAGGAATCCCCGGTCAGCGGCAAACTGATACTTATCACTAATCAGGGGTTCTCCATTTTCGACCAGAAAACAGAGAAGTTCCAGAACTATAGTGCAGAAAACGGCTTCCCGTTGACAGCAGTCAATGAGAATGCACTATGTGTAACGCGAGATGGCGAAGTATTCCTCGGCGGCACACAAGGTATGCTTTCGTTCAATGAGCTGGAACTTAACTTTACTCCGAAGCCCTACAAAATCATCCTTTCCCGCCTCATCGTAAACGGTTCCGAAGTAAAAGTCAGCGATGAAACAGGCATTTTGACGCAATCTTTATGCCATACCCAAGAGATCACCCTGGACGCAAACCAGACCATGTTCAGCATTGAATTTGCCACTTCCAACTACGTGGCAGCCAATAAAGATGAAATTATTTACAAACTGGAAGGCTTCTCCGACGACTGGAACAGTACGCGTGGCCAGCCCATCATCACTTATACGAACCTGAATGCCGGAACGTACAACCTGCTGATTAAGCCCAAAGGGAAAGAAGAATCCCTTTGCCCGCAGGTGCATCTGACTATTCACGTATTGCCTCCTTACTACAAAACCCCACTTGCCTATCTTATTTATCTGATAGTGACTGCCATCCTTTTATGGTATCTTGTAAGAACGTACAAATCGAGAATCAAACTACGTGAATCGTTGAAATATGAGCAAAAGCACATACAAGATGTAGAAGCCTTGAACCAGTCCAAGTTACGCTTCTTCACCAACATCTCACACGAATTCCGCACCCCGCTTACCCTTATCGTGTCGCAGGTGGAAACCCTGATGCAACTGCAGAACTTCACACCCACTATCTATAATAAGATATTGAGTATCTACCAGAATAGTATCCAGTTGCGCGAACTGATCACCGAACTTCTTGACTTCCGCAAGCAGGAACAAGGACATATGAAAGTAAAAGTCAGTCCGCACAACATCGTACATTTCCTCTATGAGAACTATCTGATTTTTATGGAGTATGCCAGCAGCAAGCAGATCAGTTTCAACTTCGAGAAAGACAGCGAAAGCCTTGAAGTATGGTACGACCAGAAACAGATGCAGAAGGTTATTAACAACCTCCTGTCCAATGCCATCAAGCACACTCAGGCAGAGGATACCATTACCCTCAGTATTACCACCGAAGGTAACGAAGCCGTCATCCGTGTGACTGATACCGGCAGCGGTATCGACGCCAAAGAGATAGATAAGATATTCGACCGTTTCTATCAGACCGAACAAATGGATAGCCTTGCCACCGGCGTTGGTACCGGTATCGGACTGGCCCTCACGAAAGGTATCATCGAACTGCACCACGGCACTATCAAGGTAGAGAGTGAACTCGGCAAAGGCAGCAGCTTCATCATTCGTCTCCATCTTGGAAACGCTCATTTCAGTCAGGAAGAAATCAGTAAGAAGACCGAAGCCGTACAACAAATAGAACAGGCACAAACTTCTGAAATTGATGCTTCACTCAAAGCTGAGTTGGAAGAGAATGCTCCGATAAAACGCATGCCTGACGTTAAAATGGTTATCGTAGAAGACAATGCCTCCATCCGTGAAATGCTGGAGAATATCTTCCGCCCATTCTATCAGGTACTGACTGCCGCAGACGGGGAAGAAGGCCTGGAACTGGTACAGAAGGAAATGCCGAACATCGTAGTAAGCGACGTGGTTATGCCTAAGATGTCTGGTACTGAGCTATGTAAACAGGTTAAGAACGACTTCAATACCTGCCACATTCCGGTAGTGCTGCTTACAGCCCGAACCGCCGTAGAACAAAACATCGAGGGCCTGCGTATTGGTGCAGATGATTACATCACCAAGCCTTTCAATACGAACTTGCTGATTTCCCGTTGCAACAACCTGGTAAACTCACGCATCCTTCTACAAGAGAAGTTCAGCAAGCAACCGCAAGCCTATGCCCAGATGCTGGCAACGAACCCGATAGATAAGGAAATTCTGGATCGTGCCATCAGCATCATCGAGAAGAATCTGGATAATACGGAATTCAATGTCAATATCTTCGCCCGTGAAATGGCAATGGCTCGTACCAACCTGTTCACCAAGCTGAAGGCCATCACCGGACAAACACCGAATGATTTCATCCTGACCATTCGCCTGAAGAAAGGTGCCTTGATGTTGCGGAACAATCCGGAACTGAATATTACCGAAATCTCAGACAAGATCGGATTCAGCTCTTCCCGCTACTTCTCAAAGTGTTTCAAGGATGTATACCATGTAAGTCCGCTGGCTTATCGCAAAGGAGAGGATGCGGATACAGGAAGCAAGGATGAAGAAGACGAAGAAGGTTAA
- the lpxA gene encoding acyl-ACP--UDP-N-acetylglucosamine O-acyltransferase, with the protein MISPLAFVDPAAKLGKNVTVQPFAYIEGDVEIGDDCIIMSGARILNGTRMGQKNKVHHGAVLGTTPQDFHYTGEKSLLIIGDQNDIRENVVVSRATHEGDATRIGNENFLMDGVHLCHDVQIGNHCVLGLKTIVAGDCRINDFTILSSNVILQQQCHIGSWVLIQSGCRIAKDVPPYVIMNGNPAGYHGINAVVLQHKHQVTDRILRHIVNAYRLIYQGNFSIQDALQKIEDQVPMSDEIHNILNFVRESKGIVK; encoded by the coding sequence ATGATAAGTCCATTAGCATTTGTAGATCCTGCCGCAAAGCTCGGCAAGAATGTAACGGTCCAGCCTTTTGCATATATCGAAGGCGATGTAGAAATTGGAGATGACTGTATTATCATGTCCGGTGCACGTATCCTCAACGGTACGCGTATGGGGCAAAAGAATAAAGTGCATCATGGCGCCGTACTCGGTACCACCCCACAGGATTTCCACTATACGGGTGAGAAAAGTCTGCTAATTATCGGTGACCAGAACGACATTCGCGAAAATGTAGTTGTGAGCCGCGCTACACATGAAGGAGATGCTACACGTATCGGGAACGAGAACTTTCTGATGGACGGTGTACACCTTTGCCATGACGTGCAAATAGGTAATCATTGTGTATTAGGACTTAAGACTATCGTAGCCGGTGATTGTCGTATCAATGACTTTACCATTCTGAGTAGTAACGTCATTTTACAACAACAATGCCACATCGGAAGCTGGGTATTGATCCAGTCAGGATGCCGCATTGCGAAAGACGTTCCTCCTTATGTGATCATGAATGGTAATCCGGCCGGTTATCATGGCATTAATGCTGTTGTGCTACAGCACAAGCATCAGGTAACAGACCGTATTCTACGTCATATCGTAAATGCTTACCGTCTGATTTACCAAGGTAACTTCAGCATACAGGATGCTTTGCAAAAGATTGAAGACCAAGTGCCGATGAGTGACGAAATACACAATATCCTTAACTTCGTACGCGAGTCTAAAGGCATTGTAAAATAA
- a CDS encoding DNA/RNA non-specific endonuclease, translating into MRKKKKKQTNSKKQLVFLIVLIICGIVTAYQTTNSKEKTAGPEQTEIIVQSTPKNSDIYIKQTTAPSTPEILLQRTGYLVSYNSNTRIANWVAWKLTPERLKENTERINNFRPDPDLPKSKAVTTQDYKGSGWDRGHLCPAGDNKWDREAMIESFYMTNICPQHHNLNRGDWNELEQKCRKWVKKDSCLYIVAGPIFYDRKPQTIGEHKVAVPDAFFKVILALHKKPKAIGFIYKNNEGNNPLDSYVNTVDEVERITGIDFFPALPDDIERTVEASYNLKDWK; encoded by the coding sequence ATGAGAAAAAAGAAGAAGAAACAAACGAATAGCAAGAAACAACTGGTGTTCCTGATTGTCCTGATCATATGCGGCATCGTTACCGCTTATCAGACAACGAACTCTAAAGAAAAGACTGCCGGCCCTGAGCAGACAGAAATCATCGTTCAGAGTACTCCCAAAAATTCCGATATATACATCAAGCAAACAACTGCCCCAAGTACTCCCGAAATACTTCTGCAGCGCACCGGATACCTCGTATCCTATAACTCCAACACGCGTATAGCAAACTGGGTAGCTTGGAAACTGACTCCCGAACGTTTAAAAGAAAATACCGAGCGAATCAATAACTTCCGTCCCGACCCTGATCTGCCCAAGAGCAAAGCAGTCACCACACAAGACTATAAAGGTAGTGGCTGGGATCGTGGGCATCTTTGTCCGGCAGGTGATAACAAATGGGACCGTGAAGCCATGATAGAGAGCTTCTACATGACTAACATCTGCCCCCAACACCACAATCTAAACCGGGGCGACTGGAACGAGCTGGAACAGAAATGCCGCAAGTGGGTGAAAAAAGACAGTTGCCTTTACATTGTAGCCGGTCCTATCTTCTATGACCGGAAGCCACAGACCATAGGCGAGCATAAAGTTGCCGTACCGGATGCTTTCTTTAAGGTGATACTTGCTCTACACAAGAAACCGAAAGCTATCGGCTTTATTTATAAAAATAATGAAGGGAACAATCCGCTGGACTCTTATGTAAACACTGTGGACGAAGTGGAGCGGATCACAGGGATAGACTTCTTCCCCGCCCTTCCCGATGATATAGAAAGGACGGTAGAAGCAAGTTATAATTTGAAAGACTGGAAATAA